The proteins below are encoded in one region of Thunnus maccoyii chromosome 24, fThuMac1.1, whole genome shotgun sequence:
- the ptprnb gene encoding receptor-type tyrosine-protein phosphatase-like N isoform X5 → MRSPRLWAALCLLLTASCRLCAAARHGCLFEKKLCARDQLCNDDGLFGQCLAPHQEPVLYRVSVPVLHKLQEVLKDLMVQGLTWRDDVTQAIIARELSRIPTISSSSKLHETSPKQSSRLLGAGQRRVQGPEDAADPEEMQQYVDYMILDPSRSSVHMQTPLLDPYKYRQQFGYQEKAERSLNSLDDNPAFPFLASSARSSSGGNSIDRDRQLLQDLVSFYLTSPSSSSSSSSSSSSSSPVQTLSRHRGAIPAAAAAFPSSSSSPSSSSSFFPELDFPLDYGEDYGEDYVSQVAQLSKQQQAEKKAQAAYDALAGLDERSLKRLALLLDHYGLDVKDLFPEQRDDLPATLKQLQLESSYANKQGKDKYGNNAAVGKKVTESSMAYKMAALKAPPSTIKTAEPVRAQKETTPPAAANQDKLGKKEPVASKTEEYGYIVTNQSVVGPAITFRIRPNSKNLTAGDVAEKAVAEKNFLESETGLKVLQSGVGERNDGKALPLATRVQPGSRSVFAALVAMACIGGILVAAMTIACLRHHAHRLAAKKLGLGPEGGSFSHQEYQDLCRQHMASKGAFGRLEAAALGAVGGAGGGAGGGGGGGGGGGGAGVGGGAGAAGGGGADSRVSSVSSQFSDGAQPSPSSHSSTPSWCEEPAQANMDISTGHMILAYMEDHLRNKDRLMKEWEALCSYQAEPSAVSVAQSDANAKKNRCSDSVPYDHSRVKLKAEINPSRSDYINASTIIEHDPRMPAYIATQGPLSHTISDFWQMVWENGCTVIVMMTALVEDGEKQCDRYWPDEGSSLYHIYEVNLVSEHIWCNDFLVRSFYLKNVQTQETRTLTQFHFLSWPAQGIPTSTRPLLDFRRKVNKCYRGRSCPIIVHCSDGTGRTGTYILIDMVLNRMAKGVKEIDIAATLEHVRDQRPGMVRTKDQFEFALTAVAEEVNAILKALPQ, encoded by the exons ACGGTTTGTTCGGACAGTGTCTGGCTCCTCACCAGGAGCCCGTCCTCTACCGGGTGTCTGTACCTGTACTGCACAAACTGCAGGAAGTCCTCAAAGATCTGATGGTGCAAG GTCTGACCTGGAGGGATGACGTCACCCAGGCGATCATCGCTCGAGAGTTGAGCCGCATTCCCACCATCAGTTCCTCCTCAAAACTTCACGAGACGTCGCCCAAACA GTCCTCCAGGCTGTTGGGCGCCGGTCAGCGGAGGGTTCAGGGACCCGAGGATGCCGCCGACCCAGAGGAGATGCAGCAGTACGTGGACTACATGATCCTCGATCCCTCCCGATCCTCCGTCCACATGCAGACGCCCCTGTTGGACCCCTACAAGTACCGCCAG cagttcGGCTATCAGGAGAAGGCAGAACGTTCCCTCAACTCCCTGGACGATAATCCAGCCTTCCCCTTCCTCGCCTCCTCTGCTCGCTCCAGCTCCGGAGGAAACTCCATAGACCGAGACCGGCAGCTGCTCCAGGACCTTGTCTCCTTTTACCtcacctctccctcctcctcctcctcttcttcttcctcttcctcctcttcctcccctgtgCAGACCCTCTCCCGCCACAGGGGGGCGataccagcagcagcagcagctttcccttcctcgtcctcctctccatcctcgtcctcctccttcttcccgGAGTTGGACTTCCCGCTGGACTACGGCGAGGACTACGGCGAGGACTACGTTTCCCAGGTCGCACAGCTCAGCAAGCAGCAGCAGGCGGAGAAGAAGGCGCAGGCGGCGTACGACGCCCTGGCAGGGCTGGAcg agcGCTCTCTGAAGCGTCTGGCTCTGCTGCTCGATCACTACGGCCTCGACGTGAAGGATTTGTTCCCCGAGCAGAGAGACGACCTGCCGGCTACTctgaagcagctgcagctggagagCTCCTACGCAAACAAACAAGGCAAAG ATAAATATGGAAACAATGCTGCTGTTGGAAAGAAG GTTACAGAGAGTTCGATGGCGTACAAGATGGCCGCCCTCAAGGCTCCACCCTCCACCATAAAGACCGCCGAACCAGTCCGGGCTCAGAAGGAGACGACTCCTCCGGCGGCGGCCAATCAGGACAAACTGGGAAAGAAGGAACCGGTGGCGTCCAAGACGGAGGAGTACGGCTACATCGTCACCAACCAGAG TGTGGTCGGACCTGCGATCACCTTCCGGATCCGACCGAACTCCAAGAACCTGACGGCGGGAGACGTGGCGGAGAAAGCCG TTGCAGAGAAGAACTTCCTGGAGTCTGAGACGGGGCTGAAGGTGCTGCAGAGCGGCGTCGGAGAG AGGAATGATGGGAAAGCGTTGCCCCTGGCGACCAGAGTCCAGCCCGGCTCCCGCTCGGTGTTTGCCGCGCTGGTGGCCATGGCCTGCATTGGAGGCATCCTGGTGGCGGCCATGACCATCGCCTGCCTGCGTCACCACGCCCACCGGCTGGCGGCGAAGAAGCTGGGCCTGGGACCCGAGGGAGGCAGCTTCAGCCACCAGGAGTACCAG GACCTGTGTCGCCAGCACATGGCCTCCAAAGGCGCCTTTGGACGCCTGGAAGCTGCCGCCCTGGGCGCTGTGGGAGGAGCGGGCggaggagcaggtggaggaggaggaggaggaggaggaggaggaggtgctggcgtcggaggaggagcaggagcagcaggaggcgGAGGTGCCGACTCGAGGGTGAGCAGCGTCTCGTCACAGTTCAGCGACGGAGCCCAGCCCAGCCCCAGCTCCCACAGCAGCACGCCGTCATGGTGCGAGGAGCCAGCGCAGGCCAACATGGACATCTCCACCGGTCACATGATCCTG GCTTACATGGAGGACCACCTGAGGAACAAGGACCGTCTGATGAAGGAGTGGGAGGCTCTGTGCTCCTACCAGGCCGAGCCCAGCGCCGTCTCCGTGGCTCAGAGCGACGCCAACGCCAAGAAGAACCGCTGCTCCGACTCTGTACCCT ATGATCACTCGAGGGTGAAGCTGAAAGCGGAGATCAACCCTTCACGCTCCGACTACATCAACGCCAGCACCATA ATTGAACACGACCCCCGGATGCCAGCTTACATCGCCACCCAGGGCCCGCTGTCACACACCATCTCCGACTTCTGGCAG aTGGTCTGGGAGAACGGCTGCACGGTGATAGTGATGATGACGGCTCTGGTGGAGGACGGAGAGAAACAGTGTGACCGCTACTGGCCTGATGAAGGCTCGTCCCTCTACCACATCTATGAG GTGAATCTGGTGTCGGAGCACATCTGGTGTAACGACTTCCTGGTGCGAAGCTTCTACCTGAAGAACGTGCAGACGCAGGAAACCAGGACGCTCACTCAGTTCCACTTCCTCAGCTGGCCGGCTCAGGGCATCCCCACCTCCACACGCCCCCTGCTGGACTTCCGCAG GAAGGTGAATAAGTGCTACCGAGGACGATCCTGCCCCATCATCGTCCACTGCAG TGACGGTACAGGTCGGACTGGGACTTACATCCTGATTGACATGGTTTTGAATCGTATGGCTAAAG GTGTGAAGGAGATCGACATCGCTGCGACGTTGGAGCACGTTCGGGACCAGAGACCTGGGATGGTTCGTACCAAG GACCAGTTTGAGTTCGCGCTGACGGCCGTCGCTGAGGAAGTCAACGCCATCCTCAAAGCTCTGCCCCAGTGA
- the ptprnb gene encoding receptor-type tyrosine-protein phosphatase-like N isoform X3, with translation MRSPRLWAALCLLLTASCRLCAAARHGCLFEKKLCARDQLCNDDGLFGQCLAPHQEPVLYRVSVPVLHKLQEVLKDLMVQGLTWRDDVTQAIIARELSRIPTISSSSKLHETSPKQSSRLLGAGQRRVQGPEDAADPEEMQQYVDYMILDPSRSSVHMQTPLLDPYKYRQQQFGYQEKAERSLNSLDDNPAFPFLASSARSSSGGNSIDRDRQLLQDLVSFYLTSPSSSSSSSSSSSSSSPVQTLSRHRGAIPAAAAAFPSSSSSPSSSSSFFPELDFPLDYGEDYGEDYVSQVAQLSKQQQAEKKAQAAYDALAGLDERSLKRLALLLDHYGLDVKDLFPEQRDDLPATLKQLQLESSYANKQGKDKYGNNAAVGKKVTESSMAYKMAALKAPPSTIKTAEPVRAQKETTPPAAANQDKLGKKEPVASKTEEYGYIVTNQSPLSLNDGVRLLQLLSERIGLSTSSSINISVVGPAITFRIRPNSKNLTAGDVAEKAVAEKNFLESETGLKVLQSGVGERNDGKALPLATRVQPGSRSVFAALVAMACIGGILVAAMTIACLRHHAHRLAAKKLGLGPEGGSFSHQEYQHMASKGAFGRLEAAALGAVGGAGGGAGGGGGGGGGGGGAGVGGGAGAAGGGGADSRVSSVSSQFSDGAQPSPSSHSSTPSWCEEPAQANMDISTGHMILAYMEDHLRNKDRLMKEWEALCSYQAEPSAVSVAQSDANAKKNRCSDSVPYDHSRVKLKAEINPSRSDYINASTIIEHDPRMPAYIATQGPLSHTISDFWQMVWENGCTVIVMMTALVEDGEKQCDRYWPDEGSSLYHIYEVNLVSEHIWCNDFLVRSFYLKNVQTQETRTLTQFHFLSWPAQGIPTSTRPLLDFRRKVNKCYRGRSCPIIVHCSDGTGRTGTYILIDMVLNRMAKGVKEIDIAATLEHVRDQRPGMVRTKDQFEFALTAVAEEVNAILKALPQ, from the exons ACGGTTTGTTCGGACAGTGTCTGGCTCCTCACCAGGAGCCCGTCCTCTACCGGGTGTCTGTACCTGTACTGCACAAACTGCAGGAAGTCCTCAAAGATCTGATGGTGCAAG GTCTGACCTGGAGGGATGACGTCACCCAGGCGATCATCGCTCGAGAGTTGAGCCGCATTCCCACCATCAGTTCCTCCTCAAAACTTCACGAGACGTCGCCCAAACA GTCCTCCAGGCTGTTGGGCGCCGGTCAGCGGAGGGTTCAGGGACCCGAGGATGCCGCCGACCCAGAGGAGATGCAGCAGTACGTGGACTACATGATCCTCGATCCCTCCCGATCCTCCGTCCACATGCAGACGCCCCTGTTGGACCCCTACAAGTACCGCCAG cagcagttcGGCTATCAGGAGAAGGCAGAACGTTCCCTCAACTCCCTGGACGATAATCCAGCCTTCCCCTTCCTCGCCTCCTCTGCTCGCTCCAGCTCCGGAGGAAACTCCATAGACCGAGACCGGCAGCTGCTCCAGGACCTTGTCTCCTTTTACCtcacctctccctcctcctcctcctcttcttcttcctcttcctcctcttcctcccctgtgCAGACCCTCTCCCGCCACAGGGGGGCGataccagcagcagcagcagctttcccttcctcgtcctcctctccatcctcgtcctcctccttcttcccgGAGTTGGACTTCCCGCTGGACTACGGCGAGGACTACGGCGAGGACTACGTTTCCCAGGTCGCACAGCTCAGCAAGCAGCAGCAGGCGGAGAAGAAGGCGCAGGCGGCGTACGACGCCCTGGCAGGGCTGGAcg agcGCTCTCTGAAGCGTCTGGCTCTGCTGCTCGATCACTACGGCCTCGACGTGAAGGATTTGTTCCCCGAGCAGAGAGACGACCTGCCGGCTACTctgaagcagctgcagctggagagCTCCTACGCAAACAAACAAGGCAAAG ATAAATATGGAAACAATGCTGCTGTTGGAAAGAAG GTTACAGAGAGTTCGATGGCGTACAAGATGGCCGCCCTCAAGGCTCCACCCTCCACCATAAAGACCGCCGAACCAGTCCGGGCTCAGAAGGAGACGACTCCTCCGGCGGCGGCCAATCAGGACAAACTGGGAAAGAAGGAACCGGTGGCGTCCAAGACGGAGGAGTACGGCTACATCGTCACCAACCAGAG CCCCCTCAGTCTGAACGACGGGGTGcgtctgctgcagctgctgtcagagagGATCGGcctctccaccagctcctccaTCAACATCAG TGTGGTCGGACCTGCGATCACCTTCCGGATCCGACCGAACTCCAAGAACCTGACGGCGGGAGACGTGGCGGAGAAAGCCG TTGCAGAGAAGAACTTCCTGGAGTCTGAGACGGGGCTGAAGGTGCTGCAGAGCGGCGTCGGAGAG AGGAATGATGGGAAAGCGTTGCCCCTGGCGACCAGAGTCCAGCCCGGCTCCCGCTCGGTGTTTGCCGCGCTGGTGGCCATGGCCTGCATTGGAGGCATCCTGGTGGCGGCCATGACCATCGCCTGCCTGCGTCACCACGCCCACCGGCTGGCGGCGAAGAAGCTGGGCCTGGGACCCGAGGGAGGCAGCTTCAGCCACCAGGAGTACCAG CACATGGCCTCCAAAGGCGCCTTTGGACGCCTGGAAGCTGCCGCCCTGGGCGCTGTGGGAGGAGCGGGCggaggagcaggtggaggaggaggaggaggaggaggaggaggaggtgctggcgtcggaggaggagcaggagcagcaggaggcgGAGGTGCCGACTCGAGGGTGAGCAGCGTCTCGTCACAGTTCAGCGACGGAGCCCAGCCCAGCCCCAGCTCCCACAGCAGCACGCCGTCATGGTGCGAGGAGCCAGCGCAGGCCAACATGGACATCTCCACCGGTCACATGATCCTG GCTTACATGGAGGACCACCTGAGGAACAAGGACCGTCTGATGAAGGAGTGGGAGGCTCTGTGCTCCTACCAGGCCGAGCCCAGCGCCGTCTCCGTGGCTCAGAGCGACGCCAACGCCAAGAAGAACCGCTGCTCCGACTCTGTACCCT ATGATCACTCGAGGGTGAAGCTGAAAGCGGAGATCAACCCTTCACGCTCCGACTACATCAACGCCAGCACCATA ATTGAACACGACCCCCGGATGCCAGCTTACATCGCCACCCAGGGCCCGCTGTCACACACCATCTCCGACTTCTGGCAG aTGGTCTGGGAGAACGGCTGCACGGTGATAGTGATGATGACGGCTCTGGTGGAGGACGGAGAGAAACAGTGTGACCGCTACTGGCCTGATGAAGGCTCGTCCCTCTACCACATCTATGAG GTGAATCTGGTGTCGGAGCACATCTGGTGTAACGACTTCCTGGTGCGAAGCTTCTACCTGAAGAACGTGCAGACGCAGGAAACCAGGACGCTCACTCAGTTCCACTTCCTCAGCTGGCCGGCTCAGGGCATCCCCACCTCCACACGCCCCCTGCTGGACTTCCGCAG GAAGGTGAATAAGTGCTACCGAGGACGATCCTGCCCCATCATCGTCCACTGCAG TGACGGTACAGGTCGGACTGGGACTTACATCCTGATTGACATGGTTTTGAATCGTATGGCTAAAG GTGTGAAGGAGATCGACATCGCTGCGACGTTGGAGCACGTTCGGGACCAGAGACCTGGGATGGTTCGTACCAAG GACCAGTTTGAGTTCGCGCTGACGGCCGTCGCTGAGGAAGTCAACGCCATCCTCAAAGCTCTGCCCCAGTGA
- the ptprnb gene encoding receptor-type tyrosine-protein phosphatase-like N isoform X2, whose translation MRSPRLWAALCLLLTASCRLCAAARHGCLFEKKLCARDQLCNDDGLFGQCLAPHQEPVLYRVSVPVLHKLQEVLKDLMVQGLTWRDDVTQAIIARELSRIPTISSSSKLHETSPKQSSRLLGAGQRRVQGPEDAADPEEMQQYVDYMILDPSRSSVHMQTPLLDPYKYRQQFGYQEKAERSLNSLDDNPAFPFLASSARSSSGGNSIDRDRQLLQDLVSFYLTSPSSSSSSSSSSSSSSPVQTLSRHRGAIPAAAAAFPSSSSSPSSSSSFFPELDFPLDYGEDYGEDYVSQVAQLSKQQQAEKKAQAAYDALAGLDERSLKRLALLLDHYGLDVKDLFPEQRDDLPATLKQLQLESSYANKQGKDKYGNNAAVGKKVTESSMAYKMAALKAPPSTIKTAEPVRAQKETTPPAAANQDKLGKKEPVASKTEEYGYIVTNQSPLSLNDGVRLLQLLSERIGLSTSSSINISVVGPAITFRIRPNSKNLTAGDVAEKAVAEKNFLESETGLKVLQSGVGERNDGKALPLATRVQPGSRSVFAALVAMACIGGILVAAMTIACLRHHAHRLAAKKLGLGPEGGSFSHQEYQDLCRQHMASKGAFGRLEAAALGAVGGAGGGAGGGGGGGGGGGGAGVGGGAGAAGGGGADSRVSSVSSQFSDGAQPSPSSHSSTPSWCEEPAQANMDISTGHMILAYMEDHLRNKDRLMKEWEALCSYQAEPSAVSVAQSDANAKKNRCSDSVPYDHSRVKLKAEINPSRSDYINASTIIEHDPRMPAYIATQGPLSHTISDFWQMVWENGCTVIVMMTALVEDGEKQCDRYWPDEGSSLYHIYEVNLVSEHIWCNDFLVRSFYLKNVQTQETRTLTQFHFLSWPAQGIPTSTRPLLDFRRKVNKCYRGRSCPIIVHCSDGTGRTGTYILIDMVLNRMAKGVKEIDIAATLEHVRDQRPGMVRTKDQFEFALTAVAEEVNAILKALPQ comes from the exons ACGGTTTGTTCGGACAGTGTCTGGCTCCTCACCAGGAGCCCGTCCTCTACCGGGTGTCTGTACCTGTACTGCACAAACTGCAGGAAGTCCTCAAAGATCTGATGGTGCAAG GTCTGACCTGGAGGGATGACGTCACCCAGGCGATCATCGCTCGAGAGTTGAGCCGCATTCCCACCATCAGTTCCTCCTCAAAACTTCACGAGACGTCGCCCAAACA GTCCTCCAGGCTGTTGGGCGCCGGTCAGCGGAGGGTTCAGGGACCCGAGGATGCCGCCGACCCAGAGGAGATGCAGCAGTACGTGGACTACATGATCCTCGATCCCTCCCGATCCTCCGTCCACATGCAGACGCCCCTGTTGGACCCCTACAAGTACCGCCAG cagttcGGCTATCAGGAGAAGGCAGAACGTTCCCTCAACTCCCTGGACGATAATCCAGCCTTCCCCTTCCTCGCCTCCTCTGCTCGCTCCAGCTCCGGAGGAAACTCCATAGACCGAGACCGGCAGCTGCTCCAGGACCTTGTCTCCTTTTACCtcacctctccctcctcctcctcctcttcttcttcctcttcctcctcttcctcccctgtgCAGACCCTCTCCCGCCACAGGGGGGCGataccagcagcagcagcagctttcccttcctcgtcctcctctccatcctcgtcctcctccttcttcccgGAGTTGGACTTCCCGCTGGACTACGGCGAGGACTACGGCGAGGACTACGTTTCCCAGGTCGCACAGCTCAGCAAGCAGCAGCAGGCGGAGAAGAAGGCGCAGGCGGCGTACGACGCCCTGGCAGGGCTGGAcg agcGCTCTCTGAAGCGTCTGGCTCTGCTGCTCGATCACTACGGCCTCGACGTGAAGGATTTGTTCCCCGAGCAGAGAGACGACCTGCCGGCTACTctgaagcagctgcagctggagagCTCCTACGCAAACAAACAAGGCAAAG ATAAATATGGAAACAATGCTGCTGTTGGAAAGAAG GTTACAGAGAGTTCGATGGCGTACAAGATGGCCGCCCTCAAGGCTCCACCCTCCACCATAAAGACCGCCGAACCAGTCCGGGCTCAGAAGGAGACGACTCCTCCGGCGGCGGCCAATCAGGACAAACTGGGAAAGAAGGAACCGGTGGCGTCCAAGACGGAGGAGTACGGCTACATCGTCACCAACCAGAG CCCCCTCAGTCTGAACGACGGGGTGcgtctgctgcagctgctgtcagagagGATCGGcctctccaccagctcctccaTCAACATCAG TGTGGTCGGACCTGCGATCACCTTCCGGATCCGACCGAACTCCAAGAACCTGACGGCGGGAGACGTGGCGGAGAAAGCCG TTGCAGAGAAGAACTTCCTGGAGTCTGAGACGGGGCTGAAGGTGCTGCAGAGCGGCGTCGGAGAG AGGAATGATGGGAAAGCGTTGCCCCTGGCGACCAGAGTCCAGCCCGGCTCCCGCTCGGTGTTTGCCGCGCTGGTGGCCATGGCCTGCATTGGAGGCATCCTGGTGGCGGCCATGACCATCGCCTGCCTGCGTCACCACGCCCACCGGCTGGCGGCGAAGAAGCTGGGCCTGGGACCCGAGGGAGGCAGCTTCAGCCACCAGGAGTACCAG GACCTGTGTCGCCAGCACATGGCCTCCAAAGGCGCCTTTGGACGCCTGGAAGCTGCCGCCCTGGGCGCTGTGGGAGGAGCGGGCggaggagcaggtggaggaggaggaggaggaggaggaggaggaggtgctggcgtcggaggaggagcaggagcagcaggaggcgGAGGTGCCGACTCGAGGGTGAGCAGCGTCTCGTCACAGTTCAGCGACGGAGCCCAGCCCAGCCCCAGCTCCCACAGCAGCACGCCGTCATGGTGCGAGGAGCCAGCGCAGGCCAACATGGACATCTCCACCGGTCACATGATCCTG GCTTACATGGAGGACCACCTGAGGAACAAGGACCGTCTGATGAAGGAGTGGGAGGCTCTGTGCTCCTACCAGGCCGAGCCCAGCGCCGTCTCCGTGGCTCAGAGCGACGCCAACGCCAAGAAGAACCGCTGCTCCGACTCTGTACCCT ATGATCACTCGAGGGTGAAGCTGAAAGCGGAGATCAACCCTTCACGCTCCGACTACATCAACGCCAGCACCATA ATTGAACACGACCCCCGGATGCCAGCTTACATCGCCACCCAGGGCCCGCTGTCACACACCATCTCCGACTTCTGGCAG aTGGTCTGGGAGAACGGCTGCACGGTGATAGTGATGATGACGGCTCTGGTGGAGGACGGAGAGAAACAGTGTGACCGCTACTGGCCTGATGAAGGCTCGTCCCTCTACCACATCTATGAG GTGAATCTGGTGTCGGAGCACATCTGGTGTAACGACTTCCTGGTGCGAAGCTTCTACCTGAAGAACGTGCAGACGCAGGAAACCAGGACGCTCACTCAGTTCCACTTCCTCAGCTGGCCGGCTCAGGGCATCCCCACCTCCACACGCCCCCTGCTGGACTTCCGCAG GAAGGTGAATAAGTGCTACCGAGGACGATCCTGCCCCATCATCGTCCACTGCAG TGACGGTACAGGTCGGACTGGGACTTACATCCTGATTGACATGGTTTTGAATCGTATGGCTAAAG GTGTGAAGGAGATCGACATCGCTGCGACGTTGGAGCACGTTCGGGACCAGAGACCTGGGATGGTTCGTACCAAG GACCAGTTTGAGTTCGCGCTGACGGCCGTCGCTGAGGAAGTCAACGCCATCCTCAAAGCTCTGCCCCAGTGA